The Mastomys coucha isolate ucsf_1 unplaced genomic scaffold, UCSF_Mcou_1 pScaffold4, whole genome shotgun sequence genome has a segment encoding these proteins:
- the Rxylt1 gene encoding ribitol-5-phosphate xylosyltransferase 1 isoform X1 gives MRLTRTRLCSLLVALYCLFSIYAAYHVFFGRRRRPPGATSRGSRKAAVPEKERRGREQSALESEEWNPWEGDEKKEQQHRIKTSLQILNKSTKEKIEHSVQIWGKAAIGLYLWEHIFEGTLDPTDVTAQWREGQAVVGRTHYSFITGPAVVPEYFSIDVDNVVLVLNGREKAKILHATQWLIYAQNLIQTQKLQHLAVVLLGNEHCENDWIMQFLKRNGGFVDLLFITYDSPWINGADILQWPLGVATYRQFPVIEASWSMLHDERPYICNFLGTVYENSSRQALMNILKQDGNDKLCWVSAREQWQPQETNESLKNYQDALLHSDLTLCPVGVNTECYRIYEACSFGSIPVVEDVMTAGNCGNSSSQHSAPLQLLKAMGAPFIFIKNWKELPAILEKEKTISLQEKIQRRKMLLQWYQHFKTELKWKFTKILESSFFMNNKG, from the exons ATGCGGCTGACACGGACGCGGCTCTGCTCACTCCTCGTCGCCCTGTACTGCCTCTTCTCCATCTACGCCGCCTACCACGTCTTCTTCGGGCGCCGCCGCCGGCCGCCGGGCGCAACCTCTCGGGGCTCCAGAAAGGCGGCGGTGCCGGAGAAGGAGAGGCGCGGCCGAG AGCAGTCCGCTTTGGAGAGTGAAGAATGGAATCCTTGGGAAGGAGATGAAAAAAAGGAGCAGCAACACAGAATTAAGACGAGCCTGCAAATCTTAAACAAATCCACGAAAGAAAAAATAGAGCATAGTGTGCAAATCTGGGGCAAAGCTGCCATTG GTCTGTATCTCTGGGAACATATTTTTGAAGGCACTCTTGATCCAACTGACGTGACTGCACAGTGGAGGGAAGGACAGGCAGTTGTAGGAAGAACACATTACAG CTTCATCACTGGCCCAGCTGTAGTTCCCGAGTACTTCTCCATAGATGTGGACAATGTGGTTCTTGTtttaaatggaagagaaaaagcaaagatCCTTCATGCCACCCAGTGGTTAATTTATGCACAGAATTTAATACAAACCCAAAAACTGCAGCATCTGGCTGTTGTCTTGCTTGGAAATGAGCACTGTGAAAATGACTGGATAATGCAGTTCCTCAAAAGAAATGGAGGTTTTGTGGACCTGCTTTTCATAACATATGACAGCCCCTGGATTAATGGTGCAGACATTCTCCAGTGGCCTTTAGGTGTAGCAAC ATATAGGCAGTTTCCTGTGATTGAAGCCAGCTGGTCAATGCTGCACGATGAGAGGCCCTACATATGTAATTTCTTAGGAACTGTCTATGAAAATTCATCAAGACAAGCACTAATGAACATTTTGAAACAAGATGGAAATGATAAACTTTGTTGGGTTTCTGCAAGAGAACA GTGGCAGCCTCAGGAGACAAATGAAAGCCTTAAGAATTACCAAGATGCTTTGCTTCACAGTGACCTCACGTTGTGCCCTGTAGGAGTGAACACAGAATGTTACAGAATCTATGAGGCATGTTCCTTTGGTTCCATTCCTGTGGTAGAAGACGTGATGACAGCTGGCAACTGTGGAAACTCATCCAGTCAGCACAGCGCTCCTCTGCAGTTACTCAAGGCCATGGGGGCCCCCTTTATCTTCATCAAAAACTGGAAGGAGCTTCCTGCTATTTTAGAAAAGGAGAAGACTATAAGCTTACAAGAaaagattcaaagaagaaaaatgttacttCAGTGGTACCAACACTTCAAAACAGAACTAAAGTGGAAATTTACTAAAATTTTAGAAAGTTCattttttatgaataataaaGGTTAA
- the Rxylt1 gene encoding ribitol-5-phosphate xylosyltransferase 1 isoform X2, translating into MQFLKRNGGFVDLLFITYDSPWINGADILQWPLGVATYRQFPVIEASWSMLHDERPYICNFLGTVYENSSRQALMNILKQDGNDKLCWVSAREQWQPQETNESLKNYQDALLHSDLTLCPVGVNTECYRIYEACSFGSIPVVEDVMTAGNCGNSSSQHSAPLQLLKAMGAPFIFIKNWKELPAILEKEKTISLQEKIQRRKMLLQWYQHFKTELKWKFTKILESSFFMNNKG; encoded by the exons ATGCAGTTCCTCAAAAGAAATGGAGGTTTTGTGGACCTGCTTTTCATAACATATGACAGCCCCTGGATTAATGGTGCAGACATTCTCCAGTGGCCTTTAGGTGTAGCAAC ATATAGGCAGTTTCCTGTGATTGAAGCCAGCTGGTCAATGCTGCACGATGAGAGGCCCTACATATGTAATTTCTTAGGAACTGTCTATGAAAATTCATCAAGACAAGCACTAATGAACATTTTGAAACAAGATGGAAATGATAAACTTTGTTGGGTTTCTGCAAGAGAACA GTGGCAGCCTCAGGAGACAAATGAAAGCCTTAAGAATTACCAAGATGCTTTGCTTCACAGTGACCTCACGTTGTGCCCTGTAGGAGTGAACACAGAATGTTACAGAATCTATGAGGCATGTTCCTTTGGTTCCATTCCTGTGGTAGAAGACGTGATGACAGCTGGCAACTGTGGAAACTCATCCAGTCAGCACAGCGCTCCTCTGCAGTTACTCAAGGCCATGGGGGCCCCCTTTATCTTCATCAAAAACTGGAAGGAGCTTCCTGCTATTTTAGAAAAGGAGAAGACTATAAGCTTACAAGAaaagattcaaagaagaaaaatgttacttCAGTGGTACCAACACTTCAAAACAGAACTAAAGTGGAAATTTACTAAAATTTTAGAAAGTTCattttttatgaataataaaGGTTAA